In Nocardioides palaemonis, a single genomic region encodes these proteins:
- a CDS encoding glycoside hydrolase family 13 protein has product MSLLHLPHHDGSPTYLDDEAPRLGTSVRVRVRTHAADPVDGVWLRTTFDAEPVYHEMHPTGGGWWEGSLPVHNPVTHYRFLIVRGDDQEWLTGRGLVGHDVPDAGDFKVCAFDPAPDWGRDGVVYQVFPDRFARSAAADEREVPGWAVPAAWDDEVVFEPSDPRTPLQLYGGDLDGVVEHLDHVAETGADILYTTPVFPGESNHRYNATTFSAVDPLLGGDEAYARLSSAVHARGWRILGDLTTNHTGDTHEWFRAAQADPTDPHRSFYYFDEAGGYACWMGHGTLPKVNHADPDLRAAMVEGPDSVVGRWLRPPYDVDGWRIDVANMTGRLGAIDVNHEVARAARRTAAELREDPLVIAEHNHDATGDVDGDGWHGSMNYSGFSWPVWSWLRDPASPARPFGRPAAVPRRPGGAVVATFRDWLGSLGWRATCSSWNILGSHDSARIRTLVGGDAAVHRVAAGLQFLLPGVPMVFAGDEIGLEGVLGEDSRRPMPWDHPERWDRDTLAAYGSLAALRRSRAAFLRGGLRWAHVDDDTIAWLREHPEGSVLVVARRAAGGGFALPLAGGAHLYGTEPGGADLRADGDGLRVPASTGPRLDVWSVQERAQ; this is encoded by the coding sequence CTCGACGACGAGGCTCCACGGCTCGGCACGTCGGTGCGGGTCCGGGTGCGCACGCACGCGGCCGACCCGGTCGACGGGGTGTGGCTGCGGACCACGTTCGACGCCGAGCCGGTCTACCACGAGATGCACCCCACCGGCGGCGGCTGGTGGGAGGGGTCCCTGCCGGTGCACAACCCGGTCACCCACTACCGCTTCCTGATCGTGCGCGGCGACGACCAGGAGTGGCTGACCGGCCGCGGGCTGGTCGGCCACGACGTGCCGGACGCCGGCGACTTCAAGGTCTGCGCGTTCGACCCGGCGCCGGACTGGGGCCGCGACGGCGTCGTCTACCAGGTGTTCCCGGACCGCTTCGCCCGGTCCGCCGCCGCCGACGAGCGGGAGGTCCCGGGCTGGGCGGTGCCCGCCGCGTGGGACGACGAGGTGGTCTTCGAGCCGAGCGACCCGCGGACCCCGCTGCAGCTCTACGGCGGCGACCTCGACGGCGTCGTCGAGCACCTCGACCACGTGGCCGAGACCGGCGCCGACATCCTCTACACGACGCCGGTCTTCCCCGGCGAGAGCAACCACCGCTACAACGCGACGACGTTCAGCGCGGTCGACCCGCTGCTCGGCGGCGACGAGGCGTACGCCCGGCTCAGCAGCGCCGTGCACGCGCGGGGCTGGCGGATCCTGGGTGACCTCACGACCAACCACACCGGCGACACCCACGAGTGGTTCCGCGCCGCGCAGGCCGACCCGACCGACCCGCACCGCAGCTTCTACTACTTCGACGAGGCCGGCGGCTACGCCTGCTGGATGGGCCACGGCACCCTCCCGAAGGTCAACCACGCCGACCCCGACCTGCGGGCCGCGATGGTCGAGGGGCCGGACTCCGTGGTCGGGCGCTGGCTGCGCCCGCCCTACGACGTCGACGGCTGGCGCATCGACGTCGCCAACATGACCGGCCGGCTGGGCGCGATCGACGTCAACCACGAGGTCGCCCGCGCCGCGCGCCGCACCGCCGCCGAGCTGCGCGAGGACCCGCTGGTCATCGCCGAGCACAACCACGACGCCACCGGCGACGTCGACGGCGACGGCTGGCACGGCTCGATGAACTACTCGGGCTTCTCGTGGCCGGTGTGGTCGTGGCTGCGCGACCCCGCGTCGCCGGCCCGGCCGTTCGGCCGCCCCGCGGCGGTGCCGCGGCGCCCCGGTGGCGCGGTGGTCGCGACCTTCCGCGACTGGCTGGGCTCGCTCGGCTGGCGCGCCACCTGCAGCAGCTGGAACATCCTCGGCTCCCACGACTCCGCGCGGATCCGCACCCTCGTCGGCGGCGACGCAGCCGTGCACCGGGTGGCGGCCGGCCTGCAGTTCCTGCTCCCCGGCGTGCCGATGGTCTTCGCGGGCGACGAGATCGGGCTCGAGGGGGTGCTCGGCGAGGACTCGCGGCGCCCGATGCCCTGGGACCACCCGGAGCGCTGGGACCGCGACACGCTCGCGGCGTACGGCTCGCTCGCCGCGCTGCGCCGCTCCCGCGCGGCGTTCCTGCGCGGCGGCCTGCGCTGGGCGCACGTCGACGACGACACCATCGCCTGGCTGCGCGAGCACCCCGAGGGCAGCGTCCTCGTGGTCGCCCGGCGTGCCGCGGGCGGCGGCTTCGCGCTGCCGCTCGCCGGCGGCGCCCACCTCTACGGCACCGAGCCGGGTGGCGCCGACCTGCGTGCCGACGGGGACGGGCTCCGCGTCCCGGCCTCCACCGGCCCGCGCCTCGACGTCTGGTCGGTGCAGGAGCGGGCGCAGTAG
- a CDS encoding DUF4032 domain-containing protein has product MALRITASRPDPAVLTLPWDTPLEEWSDDLVVPLPRGLSRHVVRIVRLGSRVYAVKETQDDIAFREYRMLRDLQRMGMPAVVPQGVVTGREAADGSELPAALITRHLQFSLPYRSLFSRGATAEDVPLLIDAMVVLLVRLHLAGFYWGDVSLSNVLFRRNAGEFAAYLVDAETGELHESVGDRLREYDITVGCENIFAELMDLSASGAVQQPIDGFAIIEHLRDRYEALWAELTGLEEFSTDEMWRIERRVERLNDLGFDVDELDIVTDLGGDTIRIQPKVVDLGHHAREVQALTGMSVEENQARRILNDLAAFTAHYDLGREDRHVVASRWMHQIFEPIMAMIPPGATGKLEPAEIFHEILEHRWYLSEQAGHEVDIHDTARDYIDRFLTRRPDEAITGQE; this is encoded by the coding sequence ATGGCGCTGCGCATCACCGCGAGCCGACCCGACCCGGCCGTCCTCACCCTCCCCTGGGACACCCCGCTCGAGGAGTGGTCCGACGACCTCGTCGTGCCGCTCCCGCGGGGCCTGTCGCGCCACGTCGTGCGGATCGTCCGGCTCGGCTCGCGCGTCTACGCCGTGAAGGAGACCCAGGACGACATCGCGTTCCGGGAGTACCGGATGCTGCGCGACCTCCAGCGGATGGGCATGCCCGCGGTCGTCCCGCAGGGCGTGGTCACCGGCCGCGAGGCCGCCGACGGCAGCGAGCTCCCGGCCGCGCTCATCACCCGGCACCTGCAGTTCTCCCTGCCCTACCGGAGCCTCTTCAGCCGGGGCGCCACCGCCGAGGACGTCCCGCTGCTGATCGACGCGATGGTCGTGCTGCTCGTGCGCCTGCACCTCGCGGGCTTCTACTGGGGCGACGTGTCGCTGTCGAACGTGCTCTTCCGCCGCAACGCCGGCGAGTTCGCGGCCTACCTGGTCGACGCCGAGACCGGCGAGCTGCACGAGTCGGTCGGCGACCGGCTGCGCGAGTACGACATCACCGTCGGCTGCGAGAACATCTTCGCCGAGCTGATGGACCTGAGCGCGAGCGGCGCGGTCCAGCAGCCGATCGACGGCTTCGCGATCATCGAGCACCTCCGCGACCGCTACGAGGCGCTGTGGGCCGAGCTCACCGGGCTCGAGGAGTTCAGCACCGACGAGATGTGGCGCATCGAGCGCCGCGTCGAACGGCTCAACGACCTCGGGTTCGACGTCGACGAGCTCGACATCGTCACCGACCTCGGCGGCGACACCATCCGGATCCAGCCCAAGGTCGTCGACCTCGGCCACCACGCCCGTGAGGTGCAGGCGCTCACCGGCATGTCGGTGGAGGAGAACCAGGCACGCCGCATCCTCAACGACCTCGCCGCCTTCACCGCCCACTACGACCTCGGCCGCGAGGACAGGCACGTCGTCGCCAGCCGCTGGATGCACCAGATCTTCGAGCCGATCATGGCGATGATCCCGCCCGGCGCGACCGGCAAGCTCGAGCCCGCCGAGATCTTCCACGAGATCCTCGAGCACCGCTGGTACCTCAGCGAGCAGGCCGGCCACGAGGTCGACATCCACGACACGGCCCGGGACTACATCGACCGCTTCCTCACCCGCCGCCCGGACGAGGCGATCACGGGTCAGGAGTGA
- a CDS encoding NPCBM/NEW2 domain-containing protein: MRLVIALLIGILVPTTLGAAVASAPASAESQAAEHVARPRVTLIASPTWVRKGRIVTLRGTVTGVRGRVTVTILQRNKGARRWVVEAVRRTNGKGRFTHREDVNSGDRTYKACVRRSCDSVVVHMGKRPPRAAKPTSVSITALGATSIEAGQATTVSGAASRNLNGRTIIVQAFDNATSTWSAVGEGTVSNGAWAAAATVTTAGRAVSLRAVFPGGIGLLASETTAVSITVFGWYYLEDMDTVSGSYYGGPRELNGVTYPKSIAVSAWSNSAPEFNLSRSCTRLVSTIGVSDYASTSTTYAVNVTTDALTKYSRTGMSLGQSYPLDIDVQNTLRLRIEHILTGGDDHDYLVLGDARVLCAF; the protein is encoded by the coding sequence ATGCGTCTCGTCATCGCACTGCTCATCGGCATCCTCGTTCCGACCACTCTCGGCGCCGCGGTCGCGAGCGCGCCGGCATCGGCCGAGAGCCAGGCCGCAGAACACGTCGCCCGTCCGCGGGTCACTCTCATCGCATCGCCGACCTGGGTCCGCAAGGGCCGCATCGTCACGCTGCGGGGCACGGTCACGGGCGTGCGTGGTCGCGTGACGGTCACGATCCTCCAGCGCAACAAGGGTGCTCGACGGTGGGTCGTCGAGGCGGTGCGGCGGACGAACGGCAAGGGCCGTTTCACCCACCGTGAGGACGTCAACTCCGGCGACCGGACCTACAAGGCGTGCGTGCGCCGCTCGTGCGACTCGGTGGTCGTGCACATGGGCAAGCGCCCACCGCGGGCAGCGAAGCCGACCTCGGTGTCGATCACGGCGCTGGGCGCCACCTCCATCGAGGCTGGTCAGGCCACGACCGTCTCCGGTGCGGCCAGCCGCAACCTGAACGGGCGCACGATCATCGTCCAGGCCTTCGACAACGCGACGTCGACCTGGAGCGCAGTCGGGGAGGGCACCGTCTCGAACGGCGCCTGGGCCGCCGCCGCGACCGTGACGACCGCCGGCCGAGCGGTGTCGCTGCGGGCCGTGTTCCCCGGCGGGATCGGCCTGCTCGCGTCCGAGACCACGGCGGTGTCGATCACGGTCTTCGGCTGGTACTACCTCGAGGACATGGACACCGTGAGCGGGTCGTACTACGGGGGCCCCCGCGAGCTGAACGGCGTCACCTACCCCAAGTCGATCGCGGTGAGCGCCTGGTCGAACTCGGCGCCCGAGTTCAACCTGTCGCGGTCGTGCACCCGCCTGGTCTCGACCATCGGGGTGTCCGACTATGCCTCGACGAGCACCACCTACGCGGTCAACGTCACCACTGACGCCCTGACCAAGTACTCCCGCACGGGCATGTCGTTGGGCCAGAGCTATCCCCTGGACATCGACGTCCAGAACACCCTCCGCCTGAGGATCGAGCACATCCTCACCGGTGGCGACGACCACGACTACCTCGTCCTCGGCGACGCGCGCGTCCTCTGCGCCTTCTGA
- a CDS encoding metallophosphoesterase, with amino-acid sequence MTPAPGRARTLPRRLAVGAVLLAVGVLLGGSVAVSLFLTSSRTVVLVGHDTVVRPTLTGDAVVETGPLLPDFRFRDVGPVGVDLALGKTEVGSIEELVDRYGFIATDPTAQVGKVRDVVVDMAVTAALRGLAVGLVPVAVYLLLGRHRRGELFRGVRSRQGVVALALLLTLPVLVWQPWESDEETQEEQGTWQTLADLVGPDVTLPAEARDIEVRVGPVTTETKKLVLSAIDTYDRSKAFYSTAAEQAADLDVREPQEGETVALLVSDRHDNIGMDRVARAIGEAAGATVVLDAGDDTSTGQPWEAFSLDSLAGTFEDWDRFGVAGNHDHGTFVSTYLADAGWTMLDGDVVDAPWGGTLMGVDDPRSSGLGNWRDESGLSFAEVGTRLADAACAEAEDGERVSTLLVHDANLGREALERGCADLVVGGHTHVHSGPDPVEAEDGTVGWTWTNGTTGGAAYAIAVGSKPRRDAEVSLITYADGRPIGLQLVRLRTDGSWVVGDWSPLEPG; translated from the coding sequence ATGACCCCGGCCCCGGGGCGTGCCCGGACGCTCCCGCGCCGCCTGGCCGTGGGAGCGGTGCTGCTCGCGGTGGGCGTCCTGCTCGGCGGGTCCGTGGCGGTCTCGCTGTTCCTGACCAGCAGCCGCACGGTCGTCCTGGTCGGCCACGACACGGTCGTACGCCCGACGCTCACGGGCGACGCGGTCGTCGAGACCGGGCCGCTGCTCCCGGACTTCCGCTTCCGCGACGTCGGGCCGGTGGGCGTGGACCTCGCCCTCGGCAAGACCGAGGTGGGGTCGATCGAGGAGCTGGTCGACCGCTACGGCTTCATCGCGACCGACCCGACCGCGCAGGTCGGCAAGGTCCGCGACGTCGTGGTCGACATGGCCGTCACTGCGGCGCTGCGCGGGCTCGCCGTCGGGCTGGTGCCCGTCGCCGTCTACCTGCTGCTCGGGCGGCACCGCCGCGGCGAGCTGTTCCGCGGGGTGCGGAGCCGTCAGGGCGTCGTCGCGCTCGCCCTCCTCCTCACCCTCCCGGTCCTCGTGTGGCAGCCCTGGGAGTCCGACGAGGAGACCCAGGAGGAGCAGGGCACCTGGCAGACCCTGGCCGACCTGGTCGGGCCGGACGTCACGCTGCCCGCCGAGGCCCGCGACATCGAGGTGCGGGTCGGTCCGGTGACGACCGAGACCAAGAAGCTGGTGCTCAGCGCGATCGACACCTATGACAGGAGCAAGGCCTTCTACTCGACCGCCGCGGAGCAGGCCGCCGACCTCGACGTCCGCGAGCCCCAAGAGGGCGAGACGGTCGCCCTGCTGGTCAGCGACCGGCACGACAACATCGGCATGGACCGGGTGGCCCGCGCGATCGGCGAGGCCGCCGGGGCGACCGTGGTGCTCGACGCGGGCGACGACACGTCGACCGGCCAGCCGTGGGAGGCCTTCAGCCTCGACTCGCTCGCCGGGACCTTCGAGGACTGGGACCGCTTCGGGGTCGCCGGCAACCACGACCACGGCACGTTCGTGTCGACCTACCTCGCCGACGCGGGCTGGACGATGCTCGACGGCGACGTGGTGGACGCGCCGTGGGGCGGCACCCTCATGGGCGTCGACGACCCGCGCTCCAGCGGGCTCGGCAACTGGCGCGACGAGTCGGGGCTCAGCTTCGCCGAGGTCGGCACCCGCCTCGCGGACGCCGCCTGCGCGGAGGCCGAGGACGGCGAGCGGGTCAGCACGCTGCTGGTCCACGACGCCAACCTCGGCCGGGAGGCGCTCGAGCGGGGCTGCGCCGACCTCGTGGTCGGTGGCCACACGCACGTGCACTCCGGACCGGACCCGGTCGAGGCCGAGGACGGCACGGTCGGGTGGACCTGGACCAACGGCACGACCGGCGGGGCGGCGTACGCCATCGCGGTCGGCAGCAAGCCGCGCCGCGATGCCGAGGTCAGCCTGATCACCTACGCCGACGGCCGCCCGATCGGCCTGCAGCTGGTGCGGCTGCGGACCGACGGCTCGTGGGTCGTCGGCGACTGGAGCCCGCTCGAGCCGGGCTGA
- the rlmB gene encoding 23S rRNA (guanosine(2251)-2'-O)-methyltransferase RlmB, producing MAGNSQRKGAIKKTGKGNPTAGSGGRVRRGLEGKGPTPKAKDRPYHKAHKAAQRAERDKGQQRPKRRTTSDAEWAAGRNSVVELLQAGVPVAAVYVAEGAERDGRMRDAFRLAAEQGLTMLEVTRNEMDRMTGGAVHQGLAARLPAYEYAHADDLLDRAAEAKEPALVVALDQVTDPRNLGAVIRSAAGFGAHGVLIPERRAAGMTASAWKTSAGAAARLPVAQTVNLTRQLKAYQDAGCMVVGLAADGDLSLPELVAPGGLAEGPLVVVVGSEGKGLGRLVAETCDQIVSIPMAGQLESLNAGVAASVALYSISQARLA from the coding sequence ATGGCGGGCAACAGCCAGCGCAAGGGCGCGATCAAGAAGACCGGCAAGGGCAACCCCACCGCCGGCTCCGGCGGTCGGGTCCGACGGGGCCTCGAGGGCAAGGGTCCGACGCCCAAGGCCAAGGACCGGCCGTACCACAAGGCGCACAAGGCCGCCCAGCGCGCCGAGCGCGACAAGGGACAGCAGCGCCCGAAGCGCCGCACCACCTCCGACGCCGAGTGGGCGGCCGGTCGCAACTCGGTCGTCGAGCTGCTGCAGGCCGGCGTGCCGGTGGCCGCGGTCTACGTCGCCGAGGGGGCCGAGCGCGACGGGCGGATGCGCGACGCGTTCCGCCTCGCCGCCGAGCAGGGCCTGACCATGCTCGAGGTCACCCGCAACGAGATGGACCGGATGACCGGTGGTGCCGTCCACCAGGGACTGGCCGCGCGCCTGCCCGCCTACGAGTACGCGCACGCAGACGACCTGCTCGACCGCGCCGCCGAGGCGAAGGAGCCGGCGCTCGTCGTCGCCCTCGACCAGGTCACCGACCCGCGCAACCTCGGCGCCGTGATCCGCTCCGCGGCGGGCTTCGGCGCGCACGGCGTGCTGATCCCCGAGCGCCGCGCCGCGGGCATGACCGCATCGGCGTGGAAGACCAGCGCCGGCGCGGCGGCCCGGCTCCCCGTGGCGCAGACGGTCAACCTCACCCGCCAGCTCAAGGCCTACCAGGACGCCGGCTGCATGGTCGTCGGCCTCGCGGCCGACGGCGACCTGTCGCTGCCGGAGCTGGTCGCCCCCGGAGGCCTCGCCGAGGGACCGCTCGTCGTGGTCGTCGGCTCCGAGGGCAAGGGGCTGGGCCGCCTGGTGGCCGAGACCTGCGACCAGATCGTGTCGATCCCGATGGCCGGCCAGCTCGAGTCGCTCAACGCCGGTGTCGCCGCGTCGGTCGCGCTCTACTCGATCTCGCAGGCCCGCCTGGCATGA
- the cysS gene encoding cysteine--tRNA ligase: MTLRLHDTATRETRDFVPLVPGRAGIYVCGLTVQSEPHVGHVRSAVNFDVLRRWLSATGYEVDFIRNVTDIDDKILTKSAEQGVHWYALAAAMKRELDQALAAINVLPPTYEPGATGHVPEIVELTEQLIARGHAYAAEDGSGDVYFDVRSWPAYGELTRQKVEDMEPAGDADPRGKRDPRDFALWKGHKKETEPQTAAWPSPWGPGRPGWHIECSAMAGKYLGPAFDVHGGGVDLRFPHHENEQAQSRAAGRPFASYWLHNAWITTAGEKMSKSLGNSMLVPSVLERVRGIELRYYMVAAHYRSHVEFSFEALDEAAKAFRRIEDFLDRAAPVVGQWFASLPDAFVAAMDDDLGTPAAVAVIHDAVREGNRLLADGPSEALGQKFGEVIAMLDVLGLNPADDAWPTAAGDDRLTAVVDALVKGLLEERAAAREAKDWARADAIRDQIKAAGVTVEDTPAGAKWSV; this comes from the coding sequence GTGACCCTGAGGCTCCACGACACCGCCACGCGCGAGACGCGCGACTTCGTCCCCCTCGTTCCCGGGCGGGCCGGCATCTACGTCTGTGGTCTCACCGTGCAGTCCGAGCCGCACGTCGGCCACGTCCGCTCGGCGGTCAACTTCGACGTGCTGCGGCGCTGGCTGAGCGCGACCGGCTACGAGGTCGATTTCATCCGCAACGTCACCGACATCGACGACAAGATCCTGACGAAGTCGGCCGAGCAGGGCGTCCACTGGTACGCCCTCGCCGCCGCGATGAAGCGTGAGCTCGACCAGGCCCTCGCCGCGATCAACGTGCTCCCGCCGACCTACGAGCCGGGCGCCACCGGCCACGTCCCCGAGATCGTCGAGCTCACCGAGCAGCTCATCGCTCGCGGCCACGCGTACGCCGCCGAGGACGGCAGCGGCGACGTCTACTTCGACGTCCGCAGCTGGCCCGCCTACGGCGAGCTGACCCGCCAGAAGGTCGAGGACATGGAGCCCGCCGGCGACGCCGACCCGCGCGGCAAGCGCGACCCGCGCGACTTCGCGCTGTGGAAGGGCCACAAGAAGGAGACCGAGCCGCAGACGGCCGCCTGGCCGTCCCCGTGGGGCCCGGGCCGTCCGGGCTGGCACATCGAGTGCTCGGCGATGGCCGGCAAGTACCTCGGTCCCGCCTTCGACGTCCACGGCGGCGGCGTCGACCTGCGCTTCCCCCACCACGAGAACGAGCAGGCCCAGTCGCGCGCGGCCGGTCGCCCGTTCGCGTCGTACTGGCTGCACAACGCCTGGATCACCACGGCCGGCGAGAAGATGAGCAAGTCGCTCGGCAACTCGATGCTGGTGCCGTCGGTGCTCGAGCGGGTGCGCGGGATCGAGCTGCGCTACTACATGGTCGCCGCCCACTACCGCTCGCACGTCGAGTTCTCGTTCGAGGCGCTCGACGAGGCGGCGAAGGCCTTCCGCCGGATCGAGGACTTCCTCGACCGCGCCGCGCCCGTGGTCGGGCAGTGGTTCGCCTCGCTCCCCGACGCGTTCGTCGCCGCGATGGACGACGACCTCGGCACGCCGGCCGCGGTCGCGGTGATCCACGACGCCGTCCGCGAGGGCAACCGGCTGCTCGCCGACGGGCCGTCCGAGGCGCTGGGGCAGAAGTTCGGCGAGGTGATCGCGATGCTCGACGTGCTCGGCCTCAACCCGGCCGACGACGCGTGGCCGACGGCCGCGGGCGACGACCGGCTCACCGCCGTCGTCGACGCGCTGGTGAAGGGACTGCTCGAGGAGCGGGCCGCCGCCCGTGAGGCGAAGGACTGGGCGCGCGCCGACGCGATCCGGGACCAGATCAAGGCAGCCGGTGTCACGGTGGAGGACACCCCGGCCGGCGCGAAGTGGAGTGTGTGA